One genomic window of Branchiostoma lanceolatum isolate klBraLanc5 chromosome 5, klBraLanc5.hap2, whole genome shotgun sequence includes the following:
- the LOC136435650 gene encoding zinc finger protein 665-like: MASSSCGSPADVPRNNSQLLEVNPTADVTNCQEEFRVDNVSRTKGEEPYLHGEDGDRRHKGEEPYLHGEDGDRRHKGEEPYLHGEDGDRRHKGEEPYLHGEDGDRTEVRRDEKVHMGDGLHDDKQFGAVMSQQITDAANCIDEEPNTSVEPKRSFLSQHTKKRWMNRRRKLTQVTDTTNNTGEEPHICVECGYKTSNRSHLSRHLKTHTKEKRYGRANKSHLQTKTKKIYKCDQCDYSSPWKRCLDMHMTKHTGEIPYICIECGYGTASKSTLSSHMKVHSGNKPHKCDQCDFRTAWKRYLDLHKAKHTGEKPYMCEECGFKSATSSSLSRHRTIHSGEKPYKCNQCDFCTAYKQHFDSHMAKHTGEKPYTCEECGFKTAYQGHLARHRKIHTSERQYSCDQCDYSANQKAQIDRHVATKHTGEKRFMCEVCGFRTATKSNLSRHVKLHTKGDPLKCDQDMEKHVVTPYKCVVCDYSTHQKDSFRIHMAKHTGEKRYMCEECGFRTAYKCYLARHRKIHTSERQYRCDQCDYSANQKAHLNRHMATKHIGEKRFMCEVCGFRTATKSNLSNHVKLHTKGDPLKCDQGMKKHVVTPYKCVVCDFSTHRKNVFRIHMAKHTGEKQYMCETCGFRTAHKSQLTHHMKRHTGEKPHKCDLCDYRSIWKRNVAIHMVKHTGEKPYMCDQCGYRSAYKSGLKSHMKIHTRERQLKKSLL; encoded by the coding sequence ATGGCATCTTCGAGTTGTGGGTCTCCAGCTGACGTTCCTCGGAACAATAGCCAACTGCTGGAAGTCAACCCAACCGCTGACGTGACAAACTGTCAGGAAGAGTTCAGAGTAGACAATGTGTCGAGAACCAAAGGAGAGGAACCCTACCTACATGGGGAGGATGGAGACAGAAGACACAAAGGTGAGGAACCCTACCTACATGGGGAGGATGGAGACAGAAGACACAAAGGTGAGGAACCCTACCTACATGGGGAGGATGGAGACAGAAGACACAAAGGTGAGGAACCCTACCTGCATGGGGAGGATGGAGATAGAACCGAGGTCCGCAGAGATGAAAAAGTCCATATGGGAGATGGGTTGCACGATGATAAGCAGTTTGGAGCTGTTATGTCTCAACAGATAACTGACGCAGCTAACTGCATTGACGAAGAACCCAACACCAGTGTAGAGCCTAAGAGGTCCTTCCTCTCCCAACATACCAAGAAACGGTGGATGAACCGGCGCAGAAAACTGACTCAGGTAACCGACACAACCAACAACACTGGTGAAGAACCCCACATCTGTGTAGAGTGTGGATATAAGACATCTAACAGGTCACATCTTTCCCGACATCTGAAGACACATACCAAAGAGAAACGGTACGGGAGAGCTAACAAATCACACCTCCAAACAAAAACGAAGAAGAtatacaagtgtgaccagtgcgactattcgtCACCTTGGAAACGATGTTTGGACATGCACATGACGAAACACACGGGTGAGATaccctacatttgtatagaGTGCGGATACGGAACTGCAAGTAAGTCCACGCTCTCGAGTCATATGAAAGTACACTCAGGAAATAAGCcacacaaatgtgaccagtgcgactttcGCACAGCTTGGAAGCGCTACTTAGATTTGCACaaggctaaacacactggtgagaaaccctacatgtgtgaggaatgTGGATTCAAATCAGCAACTAGTTCCAGCCTATCTAGACATAGGACAATACACTCAGGAGAGAAACCGTATAAGTGTAACCAGTGCGATTTTTGCACAGCTTATAAGCAGCACTTTGATTCACACATGGctaagcacactggtgagaaaccctacacgtgtgaggAATGCGGATTCAAGACAGCTTATCAGGGTCACCTTGCCAGACATAGGAAAATACATACGTCAGAGAGACAGTACAgttgtgaccagtgcgactattcagcCAACCAGAAAGCACAAATAGACAGACACGTGGCTactaaacacaccggtgagaaacgtTTCATGTGTGAAGTGTGTGGCTTCAGGACAGCTACCAAGTCTAACCTCTCCAGGCATGTAAAGTTGCATACAAAAGGAGATCCACTCAAGTGTGACCAAGACATGGAAAAGCATGTAGTAACGCCCTACAAGTGTGTTGTGTGCGACTATTCCACTCATCAGAAGGATAGCTTCAGGatacacatggctaaacacactggtgagaaacggtacatgtgtgaggagtgcgggttcaggacagctTATAAGTGTTACCTTGCAAGACATAGGAAAATACATACATCAGAGAGACAGTacaggtgtgaccagtgtgactattcagcCAACCAGAAAGCACACCTGAACAGACACATGGCTACTAAACACATCGGTGAGAAACGTTTCATGTGTGAGGTGTGTGGCTTCAGGACAGCTACCAAGTCTAACCTCTCCAACCATGTTAAGTTGCATACAAAAGGAGATCCACTCAAGTGTGACCAAGGCATGAAAAAGCATGTAGTAACGCCCTACAAGTGTGTTGTGTGCGACTTTTCCACTCACCGGAAGAATGTCTTCAGGATAcatatggctaaacacactggtgagaaacagtACATGTGTGAAACgtgcgggttcaggacagctcacaagtcCCAACTCACTCACCACATGAAACGgcatacaggagagaagccgCATAAGTGCGACCTGTGTGACTATCGCAGTATATGGAAAAGAAACGTCGCTATACACATGgttaaacacactggtgagaagccctatATGTGTGACCAGTGTGGCTACAGGTCTGCGTACAAGTCTGGTCTCAAAAGTCATATGAAGATACATACAAGAGAAAGGCAACTGAAGAAAAGTTTGCTTTAG
- the LOC136435654 gene encoding zinc finger protein 761-like, whose translation MASLSCGSPTDVPHQYNSQLLEANPTTELNIDETSRHKGEEPCIHEEDEDRTKVRRDEKVHIGGVLHDDNQFGALMCQQITDAANRTEEEPYTCVECGYKASKRSILSKHMKMHTGEIPNRIPEESTPVMSQQITDKPNQIDEEPNTSVESRRKRSILSKDMKKHTGKKPYRIPDKSLLTRHSTKLYKCDQCDYSTSWKLCLDMHMSKHTGERPYICKECGYETASKSSLSRHKKVHTGEKPYKCDQCDFSTAWKEYLDSHVTSKHTGEKPYTCEECEFRTAYRCHLYRHVKIHSGEKQYKCDQCDYSAHQKAHVDRHVMAKHAPKKPNEYMCGRCGFMTSKKSELTSHIKLHRKEECDQEVEKHGEKLHKCDQCDFCSVRKYNLTTHMAKCHCDQGTKIQREKTYKCDQCDFCTAWKDNLKTHVARLHCAQDLKINREKSYKCDLCDFCTVWKHCLKAHMVTHTGEKRYMCETCGFRTAHNSQLNHHMKLHTGEKPHKCDLCDYRSIWKRNVAIHMVKHTGEKPYMCDQCGYRSAYKSGLKSHMKVHTREKQLRISLI comes from the coding sequence ATGGCGTCCTTGAGCTGTGGGTCTCCAACCGACGTTCCTCATCAGTATAACAGCCAACTGCTGGAAGCCAACCCTACCACTGAGTTGAATATAGACGAAACGTCAAGACACAAAGGTGAGGAACCCTGCATACATGAGGAGGATGAAGATAGAACCAAGGTCCGCAGAGATGAAAAAGTCCATATCGGAGGGGTGCTGCACGACGACAACCAGTTTGGAGCTCTTATGTGTCAGCAGATAACTGATGCAGCTAACCGCACAGAAGAAGAACCTTACACCTGTGTAGAGTGTGGATATAAGGCATCTAAGAGATCAATTCTTTCCAAACATATGAAGATGCATACTGGAGAGATACCAAACAGGATACCTGAAGAGTCAACACCAGTTATGTCTCAGCAGATAACTGACAAACCTAACCAAATTGACGAGGAACCCAACACCAGTGTAGAGAGCAGACGTAAGAGATCCATTCTCTCCAAAGATATGAAGAAACACACAGGAAAGAAACCATACAGGATACCTGACAAGTCACTCCTGACCAGACATAGTACGAAGCtgtacaagtgtgatcagtgcgactattcGACATCTTGGAAACTGTGTTTGGATATGCACATGtctaaacacaccggtgagagaccctaCATTTGTAAAGAGTGTGGATACGAAACAGCAAGTAAGTCCAGCCTGTCTAGGCATAAGAAAGTacacacaggagagaagccgtacaagtgtgaccagtgtgacttctCCACTGCTTGGAAGGAGTACCTAGATTCACACGTGACTAgtaagcacactggtgagaaaccctacacgtgtgaggAATGCGAGTTCAGGACAGCCTATAGGTGTCACCTTTACAGGCATGTGAAAATACATTCGGGTGAGAAAcagtacaagtgtgaccagtgtgactattcagcGCACCAGAAAGCACACGTAGACAGACACGTGATGGCTAAACATGCTCCTAAGAAACCTAACGAGTACATGTGTGGAAGATGTGGGTTCATGACAAGTAAGAAGTCTGAACTCACCAGTCATATAAAATTACATAGAAAAGAAGAGTGTGACCAAGAGGTGGAAAAGCATGGAGAAAAGctgcacaagtgtgaccagtgtgacttttgCAGTGTGCGGAAATATAACTTGACAACACACATGGCTAAATGCCATTGTGACCAAGGCACGAAAATTCAAAGAGAAAAGacatacaagtgtgaccagtgtgacttttgCACTGCGTGGAAAGACAACTTGAAGACACATGTAGCTAGACTCCACTGTGCCCAAGACCTTAAAATTAATAGAGAAAAgtcctacaagtgtgacctgtgtgactttTGCACTGTGTGGAAACACTGCTTGAAGGCACACATGGttacacacactggtgagaaacgtTACATGTGTGAAACgtgcgggttcaggacagctcaTAATTCCCAACTCAACCACCACATGAAACTgcatacaggagagaagccaCACAAGTGCGACCTGTGTGACTATCGCAGTATTTGGAAAAGAAACGTTGCTATACACATGGttaaacatactggtgagaagccctatATGTGTGACCAGTGTGGCTACAGGTCTGCGTACAAGTCTGGTCTCAAAAGTCATATGAAGGTACATACAAGAGAAAAGCAACTGAGGATAAGTTTAATTTAG
- the LOC136435932 gene encoding NXPE family member 3-like: protein MRSVEAVWIRKSTPAMNRDEGGTQSLMNHGWRNTVLVVLSAVWIIFITKKITTWEDHHEIPTPIPKPRVFLEAKRSNNTNLGPSIIGKVELRLREQVTCPNKTKVVVLNRDRLYRQGDVLEVRVTARDVEGRRKTHGGDFFRARLIGDRSLQESSAGHVTDHDNGTYSVQFPLYWVGGVSVRIQLVHPSEAVRVLQRVREVPNKRGFHCTFVGVKTGVTEERQCFSSPYSKLPAHQQCDFSKPDANGTWFCERPENLPCDSISKCRWMGPRFGNVLGLASTEEKKFFRG from the exons ATGCGGTCTGtggaggctgtatggatcaggaaatccactccagccatgaaccgtgatgagggggggactcagtcac TTATGAACCACGGGTGGAGGAATACCGTTCTGGTGGTGCTGTCCGCCGTCTGGATCATTTTCATTACGAAGAAGATTACG ACCTGGGAAGACCATCATGAAATCCCGACACCAATACCAAAGCCTCGGGTCTTTTTGGAAGCCAAGAGGTCAAACAACACGAATCTGGGACCGTCCATCATTGGGAAGGTCGAGCTTCGTCTTCGTGAGCAAGTCACGTGCCCAAACAAAACGAAGGTCGTCGTCTTAAACAGGGACCGGCTGTACCGCCAAGGAGACGTCCTGGAGGTGAGAGTAACGGCACGAGACGTAGAGGGAAGACGGAAGACGCACGGCGGAGACTTCTTCCGCGCCAGACTGATCGGCGACCGCTCGCTGCAGGAAAGTAGTGCTGGCCACGTGACCGACCATGATAACGGCACCTACTCTGTGCAGTTCCCGCTCTACTGGGTAGGGGGCGTCTCG GTCCGGATCCAACTCGTCCACCCGAGCGAAGCAGTCAGGGTTCTCCAGCGAGTGCGAGAAGTTCCAAACAAGAGAGGCTTCCACTGCACTTTTGTCGGCGTAAAAACAGGCGTCACGGAAGAGCGTCAGTGCTTCAGTTCTCCCTACTCCAAACTTCCTGCCCATCAACAGTGCGATTTCTCAAAACCGGACGCGAACGGAACTTGGTTCTGTGAGAGACCGGAGAACCTCCCTTGCGACAGCATCTCGAAGTGCAGGTGGATGGGCCCGAGATTTGGGAATGTACTGGGCCTTGCGTCTACAGAAGAGAAGAAATTCTTCAGAGGGTAA
- the LOC136434272 gene encoding NXPE family member 3-like, with product MIRSRLHAIRHAIHRLQRRDPGTHVFVRTGTTREHLGRSLLYYLLGSDWLAYQITEVIREMFRTDPDVVVLDFWDMTVCQWGKDNVHPDQTVVDNELNMLLSHVCPK from the coding sequence ATGATCCGGTCGCGACTGCACGCCATACGGCACGCCATCCACCGCCTCCAGCGAAGAGACCCGGGCACGCACGTCTTCGTCAGGACTGGAACCACGCGGGAGCACTTAGGGAGGTCACTGTTGTATTATTTGCTCGGAAGCGACTGGCTGGCTTACCAGATCACGGAGGTGATACGAGAGATGTTCCGGACGGACCCAGACGTGGTGGTGTTGGACTTCTGGGACATGACTGTCTGTCAGTGGGGAAAGGACAACGTGCACCCAGATCAAACTGTGGTGGACAATGAACTCAACATGCTACTGTCTCACGTCTGTCCCAAGTAG
- the LOC136435651 gene encoding zinc finger protein 665-like, with protein MASSSCGSPTDVPRDNSQLLEVNQTADVTNCQDEFSVDDGEERYLHGEDGDRTEVRRDEKVHMGDGLHDDKQFGAVMSQQITDAANYIKEEPNTSVEPKISKRSILSQHMKKRRMNRRRKQTQETDTANHTDKEPCICVECGYKTSNRSHLSRHLKIHTKKKPYGRANKSHRQTKTKKIYKCDQCDYSSPWKRCFDMHMAKHTGEKPYICIECGYQTANKSALSIHKKVHSGNKPHKCDQCDFRTAWKYSLNLHKAKHTGEKPYMCEECGYKSALSSSLSRHRTLIHSGEKPYKCNQCDFCTAYKQHFDSHMAKHTGEKPYACEECGFKTVYQGHLSRHRKIHTSERQYRCDQCDYSANQKASLDRHMATKHTGEKRFMCEVCGFRTATKSNLSNHVKLHTKGDPLKCDQGMEKHVVTPFKCVVCDYSTHRKDSLRIHMAKHTGEKRYMCEECGFRTAYKCYLARHRKIHTSERQYRCDQCDYSANHKASLDRHMATKHTGEKRFMCEVCGFRTATKSNLSNHVKLHTKGVPLKCDQGMEKHVVTPYKCVVCDFSTHRKNVFGIHMAKHTGEKQYMCETCGFRTAHKSQLIHHVKRHTGEKPHKCDLCDYRSIWKRNVAIHMVKHTGEKPYMCDQCGYRSAYKSGLKSHMKVHTREKQLNISLP; from the coding sequence ATGGCATCCTCGAGTTGTGGGTCTCCAACCGACGTTCCTCGGGACAATAGCCAACTGCTGGAAGTCAACCAAACCGCTGACGTGACAAACTgtcaggatgagttcagtgtaGACGATGGAGAGGAACGCTACCTACATGGGGAGGATGGAGATAGAACCGAGGTCCGCAGAGATGAAAAAGTCCATATGGGAGATGGGTTGCACGATGATAAGCAGTTTGGAGCTGTTATGTCTCAGCAGATAACTGACGCAGCTAACTACATTAAAGAAGAACCCAACACCAGTGTAGAGCCTAAGATATCTAAGAGGTCCATCCTCTCCCAACATATGAAGAAACGGCGGATGAACCGGCGCAGGAAACAGACACAGGAAACCGACACAGCTAACCATACTGATAAAGAACCCTGCATCTGTGTAGAGTGTGGATATAAGACATCTAACAGGTCGCATCTTTCCCGACATCTGAAGATACATACCAAAAAGAAACCATATGGGAGAGCTAACAAATCACACCGCCAAACAAAAACGAAGAAGATatacaagtgtgatcagtgcgactattcGTCACCTTGGAAACGATGTTTTGATATGCAcatggccaagcacaccggcgAGAAACCTTACATTTGCATAGAGTGTGGATACCAAACTGCAAATAAGTCCGCGCTATCGATTCATAAGAAAGTACACTCAGGAAATAAGCcacacaaatgtgaccagtgcgactttcGCACAGCTTGGAAGTATTCCTTGAATTTGCACAAggccaagcacaccggtgagaaaccctacatgtgtgaggaatgTGGATACAAATCAGCACTAAGTTCCAGCTTATCTAGACATAGGACATTAATTCACTCAGGAGAGAAGCCATATAAGTGTAACCAGTGCGATTTTTGCACAGCTTATAAGCAGCACTTTGATTCACACATGGctaagcacactggtgagaaaccctacgcgtgtgaggagtgcgggttCAAGACAGTTTATCAGGGTCACCTTTCCAGACATAGGAAAATACATACATCAGAGAGACAGTacaggtgtgaccagtgtgactattcagcCAACCAGAAAGCAAGCCTGGACAGACACATGGCTactaaacacaccggtgagaaacgtTTCATGTGTGAGGTGTGCGGCTTCAGGACAGCTACCAAGTCTAACCTCTCCAACCATGTTAAGTTGCATACAAAAGGAGATCCACTAAAGTGTGACCAAGGCATGGAAAAGCATGTAGTAACGCCCTTCAAGTGTGTTGTGTGCGACTATTCCACTCACCGGAAGGATAGCTTAAGGatacacatggctaaacacactggtgagaaacggtacatgtgtgaggagtgcgggttcaggacagctTATAAGTGTTACCTTGCAAGACATAGGAAAATACATACATCAGAGAGACAGTacaggtgtgaccagtgtgactattcagcCAACCATAAAGCAAGCCTGGACAGACACATGGCTactaaacacaccggtgagaaacgtTTCATGTGTGAGGTGTGTGGCTTCAGGACAGCTACCAAGTCTAACCTCTCCAACCATGTAAAGTTGCATACAAAAGGAGTTCCACTCAAGTGTGACCAAGGCATGGAAAAGCATGTAGTAACGCCCTACAAGTGTGTTGTGTGCGACTTTTCCACTCACCGGAAGAATGTCTTCGGGATAcatatggctaaacacactggtgagaaacagtACATGTGTGAAACAtgcgggttcaggacagctcacaagtcCCAACTCATTCACCACGTGAAACGgcatacaggagagaagccgCACAAGTGCGACCTGTGTGACTATCGCAGTATATGGAAAAGAAACGTCGCTATACACATGGttaaacatactggtgagaagccctatATGTGTGACCAGTGTGGCTACAGGTCTGCGTACAAGTCTGGTCTCAAAAGTCATATGAAGGTACACACAAGAGAAAAGCAACTGAATATAAGTTTGCCTTAG